From one Culex quinquefasciatus strain JHB chromosome 3, VPISU_Cqui_1.0_pri_paternal, whole genome shotgun sequence genomic stretch:
- the LOC6037036 gene encoding dynein light chain Tctex-type protein 2, whose translation MDYGSPADYHRQSSASDMFNRLMSSGYPIASREFTSRRSTIYQVPRFQNNFVLESSRPFRREEVQTMLNRFMEYFLSSYKHNPKRAKRMAENLAVELRNMLKGRAYERYRIVALATIGDKTSQDFHAGMRFVWDAEKDAYVNYAHEAPAYFIIVTVFGVYFE comes from the exons ATGGATTATGGCAGTCCGGCAGAT tatcaCCGTCAATCATCAGCGTCGGACATGTTCAACCGTTTGATGAGTTCCGGATATCCAATCGCATCCCGGGAGTTTACCAGCCGCCGAAGTACGATT TATCAAGTTCCCCGTTTTCAAAACAACTTCGTGCTGGAATCGAGTCGCCCCTTCCGCCGAGAGGAGGTCCAGACGATGCTGAACCGGTTTATGGAGTACTTTTTGTCCAGCTACAAGCACAACCCGAAGCGCGCCAAACGGATGGCCGAGAATCTGGCCGTTGAGCTGCGGAACATGCTGAAAGGGCGCGCTTACGAGCGGTACCGGATTGTCGCGTTGGCCACGATCGGGGACAAAACTTCGCAGGACTTTCACGCTGGAATGCGCTTTGTCTGGGACGCGGAAAAGGACGCTTACGTGAACTATGCCCACGAAGCTCCGGCCTATTTTATCATTGTCACTGTTTTTGGGGTGTACTTTGAGTAG
- the LOC6037037 gene encoding uncharacterized protein LOC6037037 has translation MMDPSTVVPSGEMDFSAFVLDLNQSPKIDCTAVTGTEIHRCCAPESRLSAEFENKMQKLITNFDLDDDLGMPAMRFSDPEPVLNDELDGTILADRDYPIESLDTTVDNEDDPLNLTADDCDDSGDAGCSSDEQQQESRSLSLSYSISHAQENFSQYSQSTGLSKRYDSPCSYEDDRESEGTNFDKLDDWSDLISGLYHFCQEEQQTAAEKRNKDSRPDTPALERKAKGQHNYLDYRDPGLADFDDDAMMQGAIDDNSNVLLMTTTTDGVGVFREQGISVKRKMCEDKEDCERRLELIVEKFQKTDIVPDRGQHARLLDEQTFTRWCQIDSTPTPVLTPSCMDADAENQTDDEKLVMLDGEEDATDSPVATTPTNPRNMQRLFRTLANEEDGLGQADETLEQQLASESDSQLFTKQRYQKKLVGKIDPAQSVAGSSRKTLKLPLMKQQK, from the exons ATGATGGACCCGTCGACCGTCGTCCCGTCGGGGGAGATGGATTTCTCCGCGTTTGTGCTGGACCTGAATCAAAGTCCCAAAATTGACTGCACTGCCGTGACGGGAACCGAGATCCACCGGTGCTGCGCCCCCGAGTCCCGGCTATCGGCCGAGTTCGAAAACAAAATGCAAAAGCTCATCACCAACTTTGACCTGGACGACGACTTGGGTATGCCGGCGATGCGCTTCAGCGATCCGGAACCGGTGCTGAACG ATGAACTGGACGGCACCATCCTAGCGGACCGCGACTATCCCATCGAGTCGCTGGATACGACGGTGGACAATGAGGACGACCCGCTGAACCTCACCGCGGATGATTGCGACGATAGTGGCGATGCCGGTTGTAGTTCCGACGAGCAGCAGCAAGAATCCCGCTCCCTGTCCCTGTCGTATTCCATTTCGCACGCCCAGGAAAACTTTTCCCAATACTCGCAAAGCACCGGTCTCTCGAAGCGGTACGATTCGCCGTGTTCCTACGAGGATGACCGGGAATCGGAAGGCACGAATTTTGACAAGCTGGACGATTGGTCCGACCTGATCAGTGGACTCTACCACTTTTGCCAGGAAGAGCAGCAGACGGCGGCGGAGAAACGAAACAAAG ACTCCCGCCCGGACACGCCAGCCCTGGAACGAAAGGCAAAGGGCCAACACAACTATCTGGACTACCGTGATCCCGGGCTCGCGGACTTTGACGACGATGCCATGATGCAGGGTGCCATCGACGACAACTCGAACGTGTTGCTGATGACCACTACCACCGACGGCGTCGGAGTGTTCCGGGAGCAAGGTATCTCCGTGAAGCGCAAAATGTGCGAGGACAAAGAGGACTGCGAGCGGCGGCTGGAACTGATTGtggaaaagtttcaaaaaacggacaTCGTTCCGGACCGAGGACAGCATGCTCGGCTGCTGGACGAGCAAACGTTTACCCGTTGGTGCCAGATCGACTCGACGCCGACGCCAGTTTTGACCCCCTCCTGCATGGACGCCGACGCAGAGAACCAGACCGACGACGAGAAATTGGTCATGCTGGACGGAGAGGAGGACGCGACGGACTCTCCGGTAGCCACGACTCCGACCAATCCGCGCAACATGCAGCGGCTGTTCAGGACACTGGCCAACGAGGAGGATGGCCTTGGCCAGGCGGATGAAACTCTCGAGCAGCAGCTTGCCAGCGAATCCGACAGTCAATTATTCACCAAACAGCGTTATCAGAAGAAACTGGTCGGAAAAATTGATCCGGCCCAGTCAGTAGCAGGTTCTTCCCGGAAGACGCTAAAGCTACCCCTGATGAAGCAACAAAAGTAG